The DNA segment CGGCGCGCAGCGTGACCAGGGTGATCACCTTCCACTTGGGCGTGCCCAGGGCGTAGGCGGCCTCCCGCAGGCTGGCAGGCACGAGCATCAGCATGTTTTCGGTCGTGCGGATCACCACCGGGATGACGATGAGCGCCAGGGCCAGGATGCCGGCATAGGCGGAGAAGCTCTTGAAGCGGGCGACCACCACGGCATACACGAACAGGCCGATCACGATGCTGGGAGCCGACAGCAGGATGTCGTTCACGAAGCGGGTGCACGATGCGAGCCAGCTGCGCTGGTCGTATTCGGCGAGGTACACGCCGGCCATGATGCCGATGGGCGTGCCCACGAACGTGGCCAGCATCACCATCACGAACGAGCCGAAGATGGCGTTGGAGATGCCACCGGCCTCGTTGGGCGGCGGGGTCATCTCGGTGAAGAGGGTGACGCTCAGGCCGCCCACGCCCAGGCGGACGGTTTCCCAGAGGATCCAGATCAGCCAGAACACCCCGAACGCCATGGCCGCGAGCGACAGGGCCAGGGCGATGGTGTTCACGCGCTTGCGGCGGGCATAGCGCGCCTGGCGGCTGCTGGCCAGCTCGGCCGCGGAAATGAGTTGCTGCGAGGTGCTCACGAGCGGGCTCCTTCGTTCTTCTGCAGGCGCGACAGCAGGATCTTGGACATCGACAGCACCACGAAGGTGATGAAGAACAGCACCAGGCCCAGGTAGATCAGCGACGCCTGGTGCAGGCCTTCGCCGGCTTCCGCGAATTCATTGGCCAGCGCCGAGGTGATGCTGTTGGCGGCCTGGAAGACCGACAGCGAATCGAGCTGGTTCATGTTGCCGATCACGAAGGTGACGGCCATGGTCTCGCCCAGGGCGCGGCCCAGGCCCAGCATGATGCCGCCCAGCACGCCGGTCTTGGTATAGGGAAGGACCACCTTCCACACCACTTCCCAGGTCGTCGAGCCCAGGCCGTAGGCGGATTCCTTGAGCAGCGCCGGGGTGACTTCGAACACGTCGCGCATCACCGAGGCGATGAACGGGATGATCATGATGGCCAGGATGATCCCGGCCGAAAGAATGCCGATGCCCACGGGCGGGCCGGACACCAGGGCGCCCAGGTAGGGCACGCCCGACAGCAGCGACTGCAGGGGCTGCTGCACCCAGGTGGCGAGGATGGGGCCGAACACCATCAGCCCCCA comes from the Paracidovorax avenae ATCC 19860 genome and includes:
- the pstA gene encoding phosphate ABC transporter permease PstA; amino-acid sequence: MSTSQQLISAAELASSRQARYARRKRVNTIALALSLAAMAFGVFWLIWILWETVRLGVGGLSVTLFTEMTPPPNEAGGISNAIFGSFVMVMLATFVGTPIGIMAGVYLAEYDQRSWLASCTRFVNDILLSAPSIVIGLFVYAVVVARFKSFSAYAGILALALIVIPVVIRTTENMLMLVPASLREAAYALGTPKWKVITLVTLRAARAGVITGVLLAVARIAGETAPLLFTSLNNQFWNADLSKPMASLPVTIFKFAMSPYENWQELAWAGVFLITLAVLGLNILARVLTRQKS
- the pstC gene encoding phosphate ABC transporter permease PstC; protein product: MSAPPATPLQRSASAPRTTPPSRAPLLSGAVADRIFAWLARGAAMLTLALLIGILVSLVIGAWPSIHKYGVSFLGRSVWDPVQNDYGGLVMIYGTLATSIIALLIAVPVSFGIALFLTELSPAWLKRPLGTAIELLAAVPSIVYGMWGLMVFGPILATWVQQPLQSLLSGVPYLGALVSGPPVGIGILSAGIILAIMIIPFIASVMRDVFEVTPALLKESAYGLGSTTWEVVWKVVLPYTKTGVLGGIMLGLGRALGETMAVTFVIGNMNQLDSLSVFQAANSITSALANEFAEAGEGLHQASLIYLGLVLFFITFVVLSMSKILLSRLQKNEGARS